In Carassius auratus strain Wakin chromosome 36, ASM336829v1, whole genome shotgun sequence, the following are encoded in one genomic region:
- the LOC113055608 gene encoding E3 ubiquitin-protein ligase TRIM39-like, whose protein sequence is MAESSLTARKTRRRSIEYDYPLMSSSMSSLSEEIQCSVCLDVFTDPVSTPCGHNFCKICLNKCWDNSQTCSCPYCKETFKQRPDLKINTTLRELVDHCKKKSPEKTTEVLCDFCEERKLKALKSCLVCQSSYCETHLEPHLRVTRLKKHKLMDPVSNLEDYICQKHEKPLDLFCRDDQTCVCSICSVKDHKNHNTVPIEEESQEKKTELMKTQKDVQLMIQNRIKKIQDIKHSAEVRKRNTEKEKAVRVELFTDLIRSIERHQTELLEMMEEQQKAAEKQEQELIEELEQEITELKMRNTELEQLSHTEDHLHLLQSHSSLCSSRNTRNWPEISMKTHESLETLRRALTQLKDTIDEKLTLTVSTELKWMQQYAVDVTLDPDTAHPKLILSDDGKQVRHGDIRQKLPDKPERFDKYLIVLGKEGFSSGRFYFEVQVKGKTEWGLGVVRESINRKEQITLSPRDGNWTVLRNGDEYYAGEDPPVSLSLRVKPQRVGVFVDYEEGLVSFYDVESSSHIYSFTAQSFTEKLYPYFSPSLNDGGKNSSPLIITPVSYNE, encoded by the exons ATGGCAGAATCTTCACTAACAGCAAGAAAAACCAGGAGACGGAGTATTGAATATGATTATCCAT TAATGTCATCCTCCATGAGTTCACTGTCTGAGGAGATTCAGTGCTCTGTAtgtctggatgtgttcactgatccagtctcgactccatgtggacacaacttctgcaagatctgtctgaataagtgctgggacaacagccagacctgcagctgtccatactgtaaagaaacattcaagcaaagacctgatctcaagattAACACCACACTCCGAGAGCTCGTAGATCACTGTAAGAAGAAAAGTCCTGAGAAAACAACTGAAGTTCTGTGTGACTTCTGTGAGGAAAGAAAGCTGAAAGCGCTGAAGTCGTGTCTGGTGTGTCAGAGCTCTTACTGTGAAACTCACCTGGAGCCTCATTTGAGAGTGACACGtttgaagaaacacaaactgatggatcctgtgagtaatctggaggactatatatgtcagaaacacgagaaacctctggatctgttctgtagagatgatcagacatgtgtgtgttcaATCTGCTCTGTGAAAGACCACAAGAACCACAACACTGTTCCTATAGAAGAGGAGAGTCAAGAGAAGAAG accgaactgatgaagacacagaaagacgtGCAGCTGATGATACAGAACAGAATCAAGAAGATTCAAGACATCAAACACTCAGCAGAAgtcagaaaa agaaacacagagaaggagaaagcagTCCGTGTGGAGCTCTTCACTgatctcatccgctccattgagagacatcagactgaactgctggagatgatggaggagcagcagaaagcagcagagaaacaggagcaagagctgattgaagagctggagcaggagatcactgagctaaagatgagaaacactgagctggagcagctctcacacactgaagatcacctccacctcctacag aGTCACTCATCCCTGTGCAGCTCTAGAAACACCAGGAACTGGCCTGAGATCAGTATGAAGACTCATGAGAGTCTGGAGACTCTGAGGAGAGCTCTGACTCAACTGAAGGACACTATAGATGAGAAACTCACACTAACTG TCTCTACAGAGCTGAAGTGGATGCAGCAGTATGCAG tggatgtgactctggatcctgaTACAGCTCATCCTAAACTCATTCTGTctgatgatggaaaacaagtgaGACATGGAGACATTAGACAGAAACTCCCAGACAAACCAGAGAGATTTGATAAATATCTAATTGTCTTGGGAAAGGAGGGATTCTCCTcagggagattttattttgaggtgcaggtgaaggGAAAGACTGAATGGGGTTTAGGAGTGGTCAGAGAATCCATTAACAGGAAGGAACAGATCACACTGAGTCCCAGAGATGGAAACTGGACTGTTCTGAGGAATGGAGATGAATATTATGCCGGTGAGGATcctcctgtctctctgtctctgagagtgaagccgcagcgggtcggtgtgtttgtggattatgaggagGGTCTGGTCTCCTTTTATGATGTGGAGTCCAGCTCTCATATCTACTCTTTCACTGCTCAGTCTTTCACTGAAAAACTCTATCCATATTTTAGCCCAAGCCTTAATGATGGAGGTAAAAACTCAAGTCCACTGATCATCACACCTGTCAGTTATAATGAATGA